One segment of Bacillota bacterium DNA contains the following:
- a CDS encoding glycosyltransferase family 2 protein, with product MQVEPAGCLAPVSVVVCTTGRLEELRNVLTSLAEQRRRPAEVIIVDQSGVDGVAAVCGSREWPFALKHVRVSWRSLANARNVGVDAADAATRWILFLDDDVVLSPTYIEELLRGAERHSEAKILFGVIENLKPSPSTYNFFAKLVGLPYHGPGAGFRVMPSFKTTMDTRVTTDLPAEWATGCGFMVERNVFVANRFDSNLVSYSLDEDLDFTFRVGKTGKDLLWCIAAARLTHFEAPANRLNADRLALMRTLYDVYFFFKNRRLGLSLWRFILSEAAYTLAIAGATLVGYQGNPYPLGPHLRSYLYVLKFWRELRRGNLIRVNELLTMKI from the coding sequence ATGCAGGTTGAACCAGCAGGTTGCTTGGCGCCGGTTTCGGTAGTAGTTTGCACGACCGGGCGCCTTGAGGAATTGCGCAACGTCTTAACGTCGCTTGCAGAACAACGGCGGCGCCCGGCGGAAGTGATTATCGTCGATCAAAGCGGTGTCGATGGCGTTGCGGCAGTGTGCGGGAGCCGGGAGTGGCCGTTTGCCTTGAAGCATGTGCGTGTTTCTTGGCGCTCTCTTGCCAATGCCCGGAATGTGGGAGTTGACGCGGCGGATGCTGCTACACGCTGGATTCTTTTTCTTGACGATGACGTGGTGCTGTCCCCCACCTACATTGAGGAGTTGCTGCGAGGTGCTGAGCGGCACTCGGAAGCCAAAATCCTGTTCGGGGTGATCGAGAACCTCAAGCCATCACCATCCACATACAACTTTTTCGCTAAGTTAGTTGGCTTGCCTTATCATGGACCAGGTGCCGGCTTTAGAGTGATGCCGTCGTTCAAGACGACAATGGACACCCGGGTGACGACCGACCTGCCTGCCGAATGGGCGACAGGTTGCGGCTTCATGGTAGAGCGGAATGTCTTCGTCGCCAACCGATTCGACAGTAATCTGGTCAGCTACTCACTGGACGAAGACCTTGACTTCACGTTCAGGGTAGGGAAGACCGGCAAGGATTTATTGTGGTGCATCGCTGCAGCGCGCCTGACTCATTTTGAGGCTCCTGCAAATCGGCTGAATGCCGATAGGCTGGCGCTCATGCGAACGCTCTACGACGTTTACTTTTTTTTCAAAAACCGCCGATTGGGCCTTAGTTTGTGGCGTTTCATACTTAGCGAAGCAGCGTACACCCTTGCCATAGCTGGAGCTACGCTGGTCGGGTATCAAGGTAATCCTTATCCTCTCGGGCCGCATCTCCGTTCATACCTGTACGTCCTAAAGTTCTGGCGAGAACTACGGCGCGGAAACTTGATCAGAGTCAATGAGCTATTGACCATGAAGATCTAG
- a CDS encoding glycosyltransferase family 4 protein, which yields MHVLYITERTPWGAGEYFLYPEINALKAQGHEVTLVPVRVEKSQSPSGSQEVDFWRGKSICLPLLGRKTFRLAVKEFILHPFKVMTASLSVVLASGLTRNALRNLQVIPKALAVSSATRRMAPDHIHAYWATQPATVAYIVHRLTGVPWSFTGHRWDLEAETGLACKLTTAKFIRCISEHGAAAVRQRVGNSLQNKVHVIHVGTWVPTKPPRRRRTSKGGTYRIGLPANLIESKGHRYLMEAASLLRLAGIKVELDFYGDGPTGPALRHLADSLGLGTVVRFHGRVPHEVMLEAYRELDVVMLPSLVEGIPVTLMEAMAAGVPVVATALEGVRELLDGGAGLMVPPKDPQALANTLQKLFTSPSLYEECVYKGWKRVAKEFSVQQTVQALIHLWGGAPEHAG from the coding sequence ATGCATGTACTATACATAACTGAGCGTACCCCGTGGGGTGCCGGTGAGTATTTTCTATATCCGGAGATCAATGCACTCAAGGCCCAAGGGCATGAGGTTACACTTGTGCCAGTGAGAGTGGAGAAGAGCCAATCCCCCTCTGGCAGTCAGGAGGTTGATTTTTGGCGGGGAAAGTCTATTTGCCTGCCGCTCCTTGGAAGAAAAACGTTTCGCCTGGCAGTGAAGGAATTCATATTGCACCCATTTAAGGTAATGACTGCCAGCCTTTCTGTTGTCCTGGCGTCAGGGTTGACAAGAAATGCGCTCCGCAATCTACAGGTGATTCCAAAAGCCCTGGCCGTATCGTCAGCCACCCGACGTATGGCACCCGATCACATTCACGCCTATTGGGCAACACAACCAGCCACCGTAGCCTATATCGTGCACCGTTTAACCGGTGTGCCATGGAGCTTCACTGGTCATCGGTGGGACCTCGAGGCAGAGACGGGGCTTGCTTGCAAGCTTACTACCGCGAAGTTTATCCGCTGCATTAGTGAGCACGGTGCCGCGGCAGTGCGCCAGAGGGTGGGGAATTCGCTACAGAATAAGGTTCACGTCATCCATGTAGGCACATGGGTACCGACGAAACCTCCGAGGCGGCGAAGAACTAGCAAGGGGGGAACTTACCGAATTGGCTTGCCTGCAAATTTGATCGAGTCCAAGGGGCACCGCTACCTAATGGAAGCTGCCTCTCTCCTTCGACTGGCGGGTATCAAGGTAGAACTTGACTTTTACGGCGATGGTCCGACTGGTCCTGCTCTGAGACACTTGGCTGACTCATTGGGGCTCGGGACAGTAGTTCGCTTTCACGGTCGGGTGCCACATGAAGTTATGCTTGAAGCTTACCGCGAGCTGGACGTCGTGATGCTGCCAAGCTTGGTCGAGGGGATCCCGGTAACCCTGATGGAAGCCATGGCTGCTGGCGTACCCGTGGTAGCTACGGCGCTCGAGGGGGTTAGGGAATTGCTTGACGGAGGTGCCGGTCTGATGGTTCCACCTAAAGATCCCCAGGCCTTGGCCAATACGCTACAGAAGCTATTTACGTCACCTTCGTTGTACGAGGAATGCGTGTACAAGGGTTGGAAGCGGGTCGCCAAAGAATTCAGCGTCCAGCAGACGGTACAAGCGCTGATCCATCTGTGGGGAGGTGCGCCCGAACATGCAGGTTGA